One window of the Bacteroidota bacterium genome contains the following:
- a CDS encoding sodium:solute symporter: MSLIDWLVLSITLLSIIIYGVWKSRGAKNIDTYLLADRQLPWYHVGLSVMATQASAITFLSAPGQGYSDGLRFVQFYFGLPLAMVVLCITFIPIFHKLNVYTAYEYLEKRFDNKTRSLTAFLFLLQRGLSTGITIYAPAIILSTILNIDITYTIIANGLLVITYTVYGGTKAVSYTQLLQMSIIFAGLFLAAYMVVHLLPDNVSFTDALHIAGKMEKLNAIDTTFDLNNRYNIWSGIIGGFFLQLSYFGTDQSQVGRYLTGKSIAQSRLGLVMNGLIKIPMQFFILLIGVLVFTFYQFHQAPIFFNKVEVNRIENSNYKQEYQQLENAYHLAHEEKLVEVNALVEAVHSNNESAIDAARINVQEADKKSSSIRKEVTALMTKNNPKADVNDTNFIFLTFVTEQLPIGIIGLLIAIIFLAAMGSTASGLNSLASTTIVDFYKRIFKKEESDKTYLSASRWATVLWGIFCIITALYASKLGNLIEAVNILGSLFYGTILGVFLVAFYMKKINGTAVFYAAILAELFIVYAWIVDLTAFLWLNVIGCLLVMAFAFLIQIFLNKKKV, encoded by the coding sequence ATGAGTTTAATCGATTGGTTGGTATTAAGCATCACCTTGCTTTCCATCATCATTTATGGTGTTTGGAAAAGTCGCGGTGCAAAAAATATTGACACCTATTTATTAGCGGACCGACAATTGCCCTGGTATCATGTAGGATTATCTGTAATGGCCACACAAGCGAGTGCAATTACGTTTCTTTCAGCACCGGGGCAAGGTTATTCGGATGGCTTGCGATTTGTACAATTCTATTTTGGTTTGCCTTTGGCGATGGTGGTATTGTGTATCACCTTCATTCCCATTTTTCACAAACTGAATGTATATACAGCCTATGAATATTTAGAAAAACGATTCGACAATAAAACACGTTCACTCACAGCCTTTTTATTTCTACTACAACGAGGGCTTTCAACCGGAATCACCATTTATGCACCCGCAATTATCCTTTCCACCATTTTAAATATTGACATTACGTATACGATTATCGCCAATGGATTATTAGTGATTACCTATACCGTTTATGGAGGAACCAAAGCTGTTTCCTACACACAATTATTACAAATGAGTATCATTTTTGCCGGGTTGTTTTTAGCGGCTTATATGGTTGTCCACTTGCTGCCTGATAATGTAAGTTTCACCGATGCATTGCATATTGCCGGTAAAATGGAAAAACTAAATGCCATTGACACCACCTTCGATTTGAACAACCGTTACAACATCTGGTCGGGAATTATTGGTGGTTTCTTTTTGCAACTTTCCTATTTTGGAACCGATCAATCGCAAGTTGGACGATACTTAACAGGGAAGTCGATTGCTCAAAGCAGATTAGGATTGGTGATGAACGGACTTATTAAAATACCAATGCAATTTTTTATTTTATTAATTGGGGTATTGGTTTTTACTTTTTATCAATTTCATCAAGCGCCTATTTTTTTCAACAAGGTAGAGGTCAACAGGATCGAAAACAGTAATTACAAGCAGGAGTATCAACAACTCGAAAATGCGTATCACCTTGCTCACGAAGAAAAACTAGTCGAGGTAAATGCTTTGGTAGAAGCGGTTCATAGCAACAATGAATCTGCCATTGATGCAGCTCGTATTAATGTGCAAGAAGCCGATAAAAAAAGTAGCTCTATCCGAAAAGAAGTAACAGCATTGATGACAAAAAACAATCCGAAAGCGGATGTGAACGACACCAATTTCATTTTCTTGACTTTTGTGACAGAACAGTTACCAATAGGAATTATCGGATTGTTAATTGCGATTATCTTTTTAGCTGCCATGGGCTCAACGGCAAGCGGATTAAATTCATTGGCTTCCACCACCATTGTAGATTTCTATAAACGTATCTTTAAAAAAGAAGAATCTGATAAAACCTATCTCTCCGCATCCCGATGGGCAACGGTATTGTGGGGCATTTTTTGCATCATCACCGCTCTCTATGCCAGCAAACTTGGTAATTTAATTGAAGCCGTTAACATTTTAGGTTCTTTATTTTACGGAACCATTCTAGGTGTTTTTCTGGTTGCCTTTTATATGAAGAAGATAAACGGAACAGCTGTTTTTTACGCAGCCATTCTCGCTGAACTCTTTATCGTTTATGCTTGGATAGTTGACTTAACAGCATTTTTATGGTTGAATGTGATTGGCTGTTTGTTAGTAATGGCATTCGCATTTTTAATTCAGATATTCCTGAACAAGAAAAAGGTATAA
- a CDS encoding DUF2911 domain-containing protein, protein MLINKIKTLAGALAIVAITTSSISAQQLKVPAPSPLQTVKQAFALSDITVEYSRPSAKGRVIYGDVVPFGKVWRTGANAATKITFGEDVKVEGMDVKAGTYAIYSVPNKDTWEIMLYKDLTMGGDVASYKKEDELIRFVVKSTAIAEKVETFTINVADVTSSTSNIELIWEKTRVAFKVVADIDSKIMKTIESTVVKDSRPYFQAASYYYENDKDLKLAGEWVDKAIASNPKAYWVVLLKAKIQYKAKDFKGASATAEQVKVLAKEDQNDDYIKMADKIIADSKK, encoded by the coding sequence ATGTTAATCAACAAAATTAAAACATTAGCGGGGGCGTTGGCCATTGTCGCTATAACAACTTCTTCAATTAGTGCGCAACAGTTAAAAGTTCCTGCACCAAGTCCGTTACAAACCGTAAAACAGGCGTTTGCTTTGTCCGATATTACAGTTGAATATTCTCGTCCAAGTGCAAAAGGGCGTGTTATTTATGGTGATGTAGTTCCTTTTGGTAAAGTATGGCGTACAGGTGCAAATGCTGCAACCAAAATTACGTTCGGTGAGGATGTGAAAGTAGAAGGAATGGATGTAAAAGCTGGGACGTATGCGATTTATTCGGTTCCGAATAAAGACACTTGGGAAATTATGTTGTACAAAGATTTAACCATGGGTGGTGATGTTGCTTCTTACAAAAAGGAAGACGAATTGATTCGTTTTGTGGTTAAGTCAACTGCTATTGCTGAAAAAGTAGAAACATTTACTATCAATGTGGCAGATGTTACTTCTAGTACTTCAAATATCGAATTGATCTGGGAAAAAACGCGTGTAGCATTTAAAGTAGTAGCGGATATCGATTCAAAAATTATGAAAACAATTGAGTCGACTGTTGTGAAAGACAGCAGACCTTATTTTCAAGCGGCAAGTTATTATTATGAAAATGATAAAGACTTGAAACTAGCAGGTGAGTGGGTAGACAAAGCAATTGCAAGCAATCCAAAAGCATATTGGGTAGTTTTGTTAAAAGCAAAAATCCAATACAAAGCAAAGGACTTTAAAGGAGCATCTGCAACAGCAGAGCAAGTGAAAGTATTGGCGAAAGAAGATCAAAACGATGATTACATCAAAATGGCGGATAAAATTATCGCTGATAGTAAGAAATAA
- a CDS encoding type IX secretion system membrane protein PorP/SprF, with the protein MKKYFYIFIFILSSVVVRAQQLPHYSNYMINDYVMNPAIGGTDNYFEGVSNNRYQWIGITDAPRTYILSVNGPTKNLKMGLGGLLFTDIVGPTRRTGLYFSYAYHLKVSEKVKISLGLSGGILQFMVDGSKITLRDPSDLVISNGVQSVLMPDFGAGVYAYSTDKKWYVGASVPQILQNRIKFFDNSTTSLSKLATHYYVTAGYKFTITDDIKIEPSTCLKYVKPAPFQFDLGLRAIYQEKIWIGGAFRYLDAVSAMVGYTMQENITFAYSYDFTMTNIKKYSTGTHELMIGIKFHRKKESKDAVKMQ; encoded by the coding sequence ATGAAAAAGTATTTTTACATATTTATTTTCATATTAAGTTCAGTTGTTGTTCGTGCACAACAGTTGCCACATTACAGTAATTATATGATCAATGATTATGTAATGAATCCTGCGATTGGTGGAACTGATAACTATTTTGAAGGTGTTTCAAATAATCGTTATCAATGGATTGGAATTACGGATGCTCCACGCACCTATATTTTGAGTGTGAATGGTCCAACCAAAAATTTAAAAATGGGATTGGGTGGTTTGTTGTTTACCGATATTGTTGGACCTACCCGAAGAACCGGATTGTATTTTTCATACGCGTACCATTTGAAAGTATCTGAAAAGGTAAAAATTTCATTGGGATTGTCTGGTGGAATTCTTCAATTTATGGTCGATGGTTCTAAAATTACCCTACGTGATCCTTCTGATTTGGTTATTAGTAATGGTGTACAATCGGTATTGATGCCGGATTTTGGAGCGGGTGTGTATGCGTATTCAACGGATAAAAAATGGTATGTAGGTGCAAGTGTGCCACAGATCTTGCAAAATAGAATAAAGTTTTTTGACAATTCAACGACCTCTTTAAGTAAACTGGCAACGCATTACTATGTTACAGCAGGATATAAATTTACAATTACGGACGATATTAAAATCGAACCATCTACCTGCTTAAAATATGTGAAACCGGCTCCATTTCAGTTCGATCTTGGCTTGAGAGCCATCTACCAAGAGAAAATATGGATTGGTGGTGCTTTCCGATATTTAGATGCTGTTTCGGCAATGGTAGGCTATACAATGCAAGAGAACATCACATTTGCGTATTCCTATGATTTTACGATGACGAACATTAAAAAATACAGTACAGGCACACACGAGCTGATGATTGGGATTAAATTCCATAGAAAGAAAGAGAGTAAGGATGCAGTGAAAATGCAGTAA